A genome region from Pelodiscus sinensis isolate JC-2024 unplaced genomic scaffold, ASM4963464v1 ctg109, whole genome shotgun sequence includes the following:
- the LOC142823589 gene encoding maestro heat-like repeat-containing protein family member 2B isoform X2, translated as MYCILEKVFQQDAQVLERRLLRKIITLASNHMRETQEATNELKVAASNTLVALARCYFNEVMYELQCHLKPLELSDEFTLITLGNLSSAYTLKCIPFVGMTLYGMSSMRMLVDESRLRQAFCGVLEKWSRAVNVYFSNWEKCPFPRMGKSQFCDEILPLYRHVTSKWTTCEDLELKQAIILALGPMMSLLLHKEEYQDKVLEQIPWLLEQYKEDVNVFHVTKSLRQLLEVSGEYKILLPKGKFQAICSALHDRICSPTQQLIMENQMELCYCILLLARSSPDDLIAFLHSQLKIKNETVRVASLNLLTAIIGADCK; from the exons atgtactgtatcctggagaaagtatttcagcaggatgcccaggtcctagagagaaggctactgagaaaaataataacacttgcctcaaaccacatgagagagactcag gaagcaacaaatgaactaaaagtggcagcgagcaacacattagtggctctggcacgctgctatttcaatgaggtgatgtatgagcttcaatgtcatctgaaaccaCTGGAGCTGTCTGACGAGTTCACTTTGATTAcactgggcaacctatcatcagcctata cactcaagtgcattccttttgtgggaatgaccctgtacggcatgagctccatgcggatgttagtcgacgagagcaggctgaggcaagcattttgtggtg ttctggaaaaatggtcaagggcagtaaatgtatattttagtaactgggaaaagtgccCATTTCCCAgaatgggtaaatctcaattctgtgatgaaattcttcccctctatcgtcatgtgacaagcaaatggaccacatgtgaagatttggag ctcaagcaggccatcATCTTAGCCCTTGGTCccatgatgagcctcctcctgcataaagaagagtatCAAGATAAGGTGctcgaacagatcccatggctccttgagcaatataaagaggacgttaatgtttttcatgtcaccaag agtctgaggcagctcttggaagtctccggtgaatataagatccttctacctaaagggaaatttcaagccatctgcagtgctctgcacgaccgg atctgttctccaactcagcagctcatcatggaaaatcaaatggagctgtgctattgtatcctactgctag cccgttcttctcctgatgacctcatagcatttctgcactcgcagctgaagattaagaatgagactgttcgtgtggcatccctgaatctgctcacagctattattggtgctgactgtaagtaa